A section of the Falco rusticolus isolate bFalRus1 chromosome Z, bFalRus1.pri, whole genome shotgun sequence genome encodes:
- the PPIP5K2 gene encoding inositol hexakisphosphate and diphosphoinositol-pentakisphosphate kinase 2 isoform X2, protein MSVSATENDPPRFFVGGEDGEGLLDSARSADYEHFYDHGEEEEEEYDSPPERQIAVGICSMAKKSKSKPMKEILERLSMFKYITVVIFEEDVILNEPVENWPLCDCLISFHSKGFPLDKAVAYAKLRNPFIINDLNMQYHIQDRREVYGILKAEGILLPRYAVLNRDPNNPQECNLIEGEDHVEVNGEIFQKPFVEKPVSAEDHNVYIYYPTSAGGGSQRLFRKIGSRSSVYSPESSVRKTGSYIYEEFMPTDGTDVKVYTVGPDYAHAEARKSPALDGKVERDSEGKEVRYPVILNAREKLIAWKVCLAFKQTVCGFDLLRANGQSYVCDVNGFSFVKNSMKYYDDCAKILGNIIMRELAPQFQIPWSIPLEAEDIPIVPTTSGTMMELRCVIAVIRHGDRTPKQKMKMEVKHQRFFDLFEKCDGYKSGKLKLKKPKQLQEVLDIARQLLVELGQNNDSEIEESKAKLEQLKTVLEMYGHFSGINRKVQLTYLPHGCPKTSSEEEDNRRNEPSLLLVLKWGGELTPAGRVQAEELGRAFRCMYPGGQGDYAGFPGCGLLRLHSTYRHDLKIYASDEGRVQMTAAAFAKGLLALEGELTPILVQMVKSANMNGLLDSDSDSLSSCQHRVKARLHEILQRDREFTADDYDKLTPSGSISLIKSMQVIKNPVKTCDKVYSLIQSLTSQIRQRMEDPKSADIQLYHSETLELMLRRWAKLEKDFKTKNGRYDISKIPDIYDCIKYDVQHNGSLKLENTMELYRLSKALADIVIPQEYGISKAEKLEIAKGYCTPLVRKIRSDLQRTQDDDTVNKLHPLYSRGVMSPERHVRTRLYFTSESHVHSLLSTLRYGALCDESKDEQWKRAMDYLNVVNELNYMTQIVIMLYEDPNKELSSEERFHVELHFSPGAKGCEEDKNLPAGYGYRPASRENEGSRKTSHRNDSDEEAHAPKRDEADRSVVMFKPMVSDPIHIHRKSPLPRSRKIGSVEEESPLSVSSPECIGTWLHYTSGVGTGRRRRRSGEQITSSPVSPKSLAFTSSIFGSWQQVLSESNSNLRTPRTILEQKQSGLGSHCAGLFSTSVLGGSSSAPNLQDYARTHRKKLTSSGFIDGFELYSMVPSICPLETLHNSLSLKQVDEFLASVAAPSRENPQETSSPTYMIPLSGRKISLNTYTPAKIQPTPLETLPERLAIEKPSLSAPGSFVSNVKLSLEEVSLDVEFSGETLSEKD, encoded by the exons ATGTCTGTTAGTGCAACAGAGAATGATCCTCCTAGATTCTTCGTGGGAGGAGAAGATGGAGAAGGGTTGTTGGACTCGGCCAGATCAGCAGATTATGAGCACTTCTATGACcatggggaagaagaagaggaagagtaTGATTCT CCACCAGAAAGACAAATCGCAGTTGGGATTTGTTCAATGGCGAAGAAATCTAAGTCCAAACCAATGAAAGAAATTCTTGAACGCCTCTCCATGTTTAAGTACATTACTGTGGTAATATTTGAAGAGGATGTTATTTTGAATGAGCCAGTAGAAAACTGGCCTTTATGTGACTgtctcatttcttttcattctaaAG GATTTCCACTGGACAAAGCAGTTGCCTATGCAAAACTCAGGAATCCATTCATAATCAATGACTTGAATATGCAGTATCACATACAAGATAG GAGAGAAGTATATGGCATTCTTAAAGCTGAAGGCATTTTACTTCCTCGCTATGCAGTTCTGAACCGTGATCCAAACAATCCCCAGG AATGCAACTTGATTGAAGGAGAAGATCATGTGGAAGTGAATGGAGAAATCTTCCAAAAGCCTTTTGTAGAAAAGCCAGTTAGTGCTGAGGACCACAATGTTTACATTTATTATCCAACATCTGCTGGGGGTGGAAGCCAGAGGCTCTTTCGAAAG attggcagcagaagcagtgttTATTCTCCTGAAAGCAGTGTGAGAAAAACAGGCTCCTATATTTATGAGGAATTCATGCCTACAGATGGCACTGATGTGAAG GTGTACACAGTAGGTCCAGACTATGCTCATGCTGAAGCACGGAAGTCTCCAGCATTGGATGGCAAAGTAGAACGAgacagtgaaggaaaagaagtgaGGTATCCAGTCATCCTGAATGCAAGAGAGAAGTTAATTGCTTGGAAAGTATGCCTTGCCTTTAAA caaacagtTTGTGGCTTTGATTTGCTGCGTGCTAATGGACAGTCCTATGTCTGTGATGTGAATGGCTTCAGTTTTGTGAAAAATTCCATGAAATACTATGATGATTGTGCTAAGATACTGGG AAATATCATAATGAGAGAACTTGCTCCCCAGTTTCAGATACCATGGTCGATTCCCCTGGAAGCTGAAGACATCCCTATTGTGCCAACTACCTCTGGAACAAT GATGGAGCTTAGATGTGTTATAGCTGTAATACGCCATGGGGACCgaacaccaaaacaaaaaatgaaaatggaagtaaaacATCAGAG ATTTTTTGATCTCTTTGAAAAATGCGATGGATATAAATCTGGaaaactaaaactgaaaaaaccaaaacagttgCAG GAAGTGCTTGATATAGCAAGGCAACTCCTTGTAGAACTTGGGCAAAACAATGATTCTGAAATTGaagaaagtaaagcaaaactTGAACAGCTAAAGACTGTATTAGAAAT GTATGGGCATTTTTCAGGCATAAACCGCAAAGTTCAGCTAACATATCTTCCTCATGGTTGCCCAAAGACTTCCAGTGAAGAGGAAG ATAATAGAAGAAATGAGCCATCCCTGCTTCTGGTTCTgaaatggggaggagaattgaCTCCTGCAGGCAGGGTTCAAGCAGAGGAGCTTGGAAGGGCTTTCAGGTGTATGTATCCAGGTGgacaag GAGATTATGCTGGATTTCCTGGATGTGGTTTACTTAGATTACATAGCACTTACCGACACGATCTCAAAATCTACGCTTCTGATGAAGGACGAGTTCAGAtgactgcagcagcttttgctaAG GGACTACTGGCCTTAGAGGGAGAACTGACTCCTATTCTTGTCCAGATGGTGAAAAGTGCTAATATGAATGGTCTTTTGGACAGTGACAGTGATTCTTTAAGCAGCTGTCAGCATCGCGTTAAAGCAAGACTCCATGAAATTCTCCAGCGAGACAGAGAATTTACTGCTGATGACTATGATAAG CTTACTCCATCTGGAAGCATCTCATTGATAAAATCAATGCAGGTTATTAAAAATCCTGTAAAGACATGTGACAAGGTCTATTCCTTGATCCAGAGCTTGACTTCTCAGATCAGGCAAAGAATGGAAGATCCAAAGTCTGCAG ATATTCAGCTGTACCACAGTGAAACCCTTGAACTGATGCTGCGTAGGTGGGCCAAGCTGgaaaaagactttaaaacaaaaaatggaagatACGATATTAGCAAAATTCCTGATATTTACGACTGTATAAAATATGATGTGCAGCACAATGGCTccttaaaattagaaaacacaATGGAATTATACAGGCTTTCAAAGGCTTTAGCTGACATTGTGATCCCTCAG GAGTATGGTATTTCTAAGGCTGAGAAACTAGAGATTGCCAAAGGTTACTGTACTCCCCTCGTTAGAAAAATCCGTTCTGACCTTCAGAGAACTCAAGATGATGATACTGTAAATAAGCTCCACCCTCT ttacTCCAGGGGTGTTATGTCCCCTGAACGCCATGTTCGTACACGGCTGTATTTCACCAGCGAGAGTCATGTCCACTCCCTGTTGTCCACCCTTCGTTATGGTGCCTTATGTGAT GAATCAAAAGATGAACAATGGAAACGAGCTATGGATTATTTAAATGTTGTCAATGAACTGAATTACATGACACAGATTGTTATCATGCTTTATGAGGATCCAAACAAG GAACTTTCTTCAGAAGAACGTTTTCATGTAGAGCTGCACTTTAGTCCAGGAGCCAAAGGCTGTGAGGAAGATAAAAATTTACCAGCTGGATATGGATACAGACCTGCCTCCAGAGAG AATGAAGGCTCAAGGAAAACCTCTCACAGAAATGATAGTGATGAGGAGGCACACGCTCCTAAGAGAGATGAAGCAGATCGGTCAGTAGTGATGTTCAAGCCAATGGTTTCAGACCCAATTCACATACACAGAAAGTCACCCCTTCCAAGATCCAGGAAGATTGGTTCTGTTGAA GAAGAGAGCCCCCTGAGTGTGTCTAGCCCAGAGTGTATTGGTACCTGGCTGCATTACACCAGTGGTGTGGGTACTGGGCGTCGAAGACGCAGATCAGGGGAACAAATCACTTCTTCCCCTGTCTCCCCTAAATCATTGGCTTTCACATCCAGTATTTTTGGCTCATGGCAACAG GTCCTATCAGAAAGCAATAGTAACTTAAGAACACCGAGAACTATTCTGGAACAAAAGCAGAGTGGTCTAG GGTCTCACTGTGCGGGCCTGTTTAGCACCTCAGTGCTCGGGGGTTCTTCAAGTGCACCTAACCTACAGGATTATGCTCGTACTCATCGTAAAAAGCTGACTTCTTCTGGCTTCATAGATG
- the PPIP5K2 gene encoding inositol hexakisphosphate and diphosphoinositol-pentakisphosphate kinase 2 isoform X3, giving the protein MSVSATENDPPRFFVGGEDGEGLLDSARSADYEHFYDHGEEEEEEYDSPPERQIAVGICSMAKKSKSKPMKEILERLSMFKYITVVIFEEDVILNEPVENWPLCDCLISFHSKGFPLDKAVAYAKLRNPFIINDLNMQYHIQDRREVYGILKAEGILLPRYAVLNRDPNNPQECNLIEGEDHVEVNGEIFQKPFVEKPVSAEDHNVYIYYPTSAGGGSQRLFRKIGSRSSVYSPESSVRKTGSYIYEEFMPTDGTDVKVYTVGPDYAHAEARKSPALDGKVERDSEGKEVRYPVILNAREKLIAWKVCLAFKQTVCGFDLLRANGQSYVCDVNGFSFVKNSMKYYDDCAKILGNIIMRELAPQFQIPWSIPLEAEDIPIVPTTSGTMMELRCVIAVIRHGDRTPKQKMKMEVKHQRFFDLFEKCDGYKSGKLKLKKPKQLQEVLDIARQLLVELGQNNDSEIEESKAKLEQLKTVLEMYGHFSGINRKVQLTYLPHGCPKTSSEEEDNRRNEPSLLLVLKWGGELTPAGRVQAEELGRAFRCMYPGGQGDYAGFPGCGLLRLHSTYRHDLKIYASDEGRVQMTAAAFAKGLLALEGELTPILVQMVKSANMNGLLDSDSDSLSSCQHRVKARLHEILQRDREFTADDYDKLTPSGSISLIKSMQVIKNPVKTCDKVYSLIQSLTSQIRQRMEDPKSADIQLYHSETLELMLRRWAKLEKDFKTKNGRYDISKIPDIYDCIKYDVQHNGSLKLENTMELYRLSKALADIVIPQEYGISKAEKLEIAKGYCTPLVRKIRSDLQRTQDDDTVNKLHPLYSRGVMSPERHVRTRLYFTSESHVHSLLSTLRYGALCDESKDEQWKRAMDYLNVVNELNYMTQIVIMLYEDPNKELSSEERFHVELHFSPGAKGCEEDKNLPAGYGYRPASRENEGSRKTSHRNDSDEEAHAPKRDEADRSVVMFKPMVSDPIHIHRKSPLPRSRKIGSVEEESPLSVSSPECIGTWLHYTSGVGTGRRRRRSGEQITSSPVSPKSLAFTSSIFGSWQQVLSESNSNLRTPRTILEQKQSGLGSHCAGLFSTSVLGGSSSAPNLQDYARTHRKKLTSSGFIDDTTRGSAVKRFSISFARHPTNGFELYSMVPSICPLETLHNSLSLKQVDEFLASVAAPSRENPQETCTDFSFFSNLHDSTVRKKNFFKYIYPCKNSTNTT; this is encoded by the exons ATGTCTGTTAGTGCAACAGAGAATGATCCTCCTAGATTCTTCGTGGGAGGAGAAGATGGAGAAGGGTTGTTGGACTCGGCCAGATCAGCAGATTATGAGCACTTCTATGACcatggggaagaagaagaggaagagtaTGATTCT CCACCAGAAAGACAAATCGCAGTTGGGATTTGTTCAATGGCGAAGAAATCTAAGTCCAAACCAATGAAAGAAATTCTTGAACGCCTCTCCATGTTTAAGTACATTACTGTGGTAATATTTGAAGAGGATGTTATTTTGAATGAGCCAGTAGAAAACTGGCCTTTATGTGACTgtctcatttcttttcattctaaAG GATTTCCACTGGACAAAGCAGTTGCCTATGCAAAACTCAGGAATCCATTCATAATCAATGACTTGAATATGCAGTATCACATACAAGATAG GAGAGAAGTATATGGCATTCTTAAAGCTGAAGGCATTTTACTTCCTCGCTATGCAGTTCTGAACCGTGATCCAAACAATCCCCAGG AATGCAACTTGATTGAAGGAGAAGATCATGTGGAAGTGAATGGAGAAATCTTCCAAAAGCCTTTTGTAGAAAAGCCAGTTAGTGCTGAGGACCACAATGTTTACATTTATTATCCAACATCTGCTGGGGGTGGAAGCCAGAGGCTCTTTCGAAAG attggcagcagaagcagtgttTATTCTCCTGAAAGCAGTGTGAGAAAAACAGGCTCCTATATTTATGAGGAATTCATGCCTACAGATGGCACTGATGTGAAG GTGTACACAGTAGGTCCAGACTATGCTCATGCTGAAGCACGGAAGTCTCCAGCATTGGATGGCAAAGTAGAACGAgacagtgaaggaaaagaagtgaGGTATCCAGTCATCCTGAATGCAAGAGAGAAGTTAATTGCTTGGAAAGTATGCCTTGCCTTTAAA caaacagtTTGTGGCTTTGATTTGCTGCGTGCTAATGGACAGTCCTATGTCTGTGATGTGAATGGCTTCAGTTTTGTGAAAAATTCCATGAAATACTATGATGATTGTGCTAAGATACTGGG AAATATCATAATGAGAGAACTTGCTCCCCAGTTTCAGATACCATGGTCGATTCCCCTGGAAGCTGAAGACATCCCTATTGTGCCAACTACCTCTGGAACAAT GATGGAGCTTAGATGTGTTATAGCTGTAATACGCCATGGGGACCgaacaccaaaacaaaaaatgaaaatggaagtaaaacATCAGAG ATTTTTTGATCTCTTTGAAAAATGCGATGGATATAAATCTGGaaaactaaaactgaaaaaaccaaaacagttgCAG GAAGTGCTTGATATAGCAAGGCAACTCCTTGTAGAACTTGGGCAAAACAATGATTCTGAAATTGaagaaagtaaagcaaaactTGAACAGCTAAAGACTGTATTAGAAAT GTATGGGCATTTTTCAGGCATAAACCGCAAAGTTCAGCTAACATATCTTCCTCATGGTTGCCCAAAGACTTCCAGTGAAGAGGAAG ATAATAGAAGAAATGAGCCATCCCTGCTTCTGGTTCTgaaatggggaggagaattgaCTCCTGCAGGCAGGGTTCAAGCAGAGGAGCTTGGAAGGGCTTTCAGGTGTATGTATCCAGGTGgacaag GAGATTATGCTGGATTTCCTGGATGTGGTTTACTTAGATTACATAGCACTTACCGACACGATCTCAAAATCTACGCTTCTGATGAAGGACGAGTTCAGAtgactgcagcagcttttgctaAG GGACTACTGGCCTTAGAGGGAGAACTGACTCCTATTCTTGTCCAGATGGTGAAAAGTGCTAATATGAATGGTCTTTTGGACAGTGACAGTGATTCTTTAAGCAGCTGTCAGCATCGCGTTAAAGCAAGACTCCATGAAATTCTCCAGCGAGACAGAGAATTTACTGCTGATGACTATGATAAG CTTACTCCATCTGGAAGCATCTCATTGATAAAATCAATGCAGGTTATTAAAAATCCTGTAAAGACATGTGACAAGGTCTATTCCTTGATCCAGAGCTTGACTTCTCAGATCAGGCAAAGAATGGAAGATCCAAAGTCTGCAG ATATTCAGCTGTACCACAGTGAAACCCTTGAACTGATGCTGCGTAGGTGGGCCAAGCTGgaaaaagactttaaaacaaaaaatggaagatACGATATTAGCAAAATTCCTGATATTTACGACTGTATAAAATATGATGTGCAGCACAATGGCTccttaaaattagaaaacacaATGGAATTATACAGGCTTTCAAAGGCTTTAGCTGACATTGTGATCCCTCAG GAGTATGGTATTTCTAAGGCTGAGAAACTAGAGATTGCCAAAGGTTACTGTACTCCCCTCGTTAGAAAAATCCGTTCTGACCTTCAGAGAACTCAAGATGATGATACTGTAAATAAGCTCCACCCTCT ttacTCCAGGGGTGTTATGTCCCCTGAACGCCATGTTCGTACACGGCTGTATTTCACCAGCGAGAGTCATGTCCACTCCCTGTTGTCCACCCTTCGTTATGGTGCCTTATGTGAT GAATCAAAAGATGAACAATGGAAACGAGCTATGGATTATTTAAATGTTGTCAATGAACTGAATTACATGACACAGATTGTTATCATGCTTTATGAGGATCCAAACAAG GAACTTTCTTCAGAAGAACGTTTTCATGTAGAGCTGCACTTTAGTCCAGGAGCCAAAGGCTGTGAGGAAGATAAAAATTTACCAGCTGGATATGGATACAGACCTGCCTCCAGAGAG AATGAAGGCTCAAGGAAAACCTCTCACAGAAATGATAGTGATGAGGAGGCACACGCTCCTAAGAGAGATGAAGCAGATCGGTCAGTAGTGATGTTCAAGCCAATGGTTTCAGACCCAATTCACATACACAGAAAGTCACCCCTTCCAAGATCCAGGAAGATTGGTTCTGTTGAA GAAGAGAGCCCCCTGAGTGTGTCTAGCCCAGAGTGTATTGGTACCTGGCTGCATTACACCAGTGGTGTGGGTACTGGGCGTCGAAGACGCAGATCAGGGGAACAAATCACTTCTTCCCCTGTCTCCCCTAAATCATTGGCTTTCACATCCAGTATTTTTGGCTCATGGCAACAG GTCCTATCAGAAAGCAATAGTAACTTAAGAACACCGAGAACTATTCTGGAACAAAAGCAGAGTGGTCTAG GGTCTCACTGTGCGGGCCTGTTTAGCACCTCAGTGCTCGGGGGTTCTTCAAGTGCACCTAACCTACAGGATTATGCTCGTACTCATCGTAAAAAGCTGACTTCTTCTGGCTTCATAGATG acACCACACGCGGTTCTGCTGTTAAAAGGTTTTCTATCTCATTTGCTCGACACCCAACCAATG